The DNA window CCACCTGAATCGCACGCTGGGGGCCTGGTAGTTGGAACTTTGGTGCTGATTCGCTCAATGAACGTAGTTGGAACTTTGGTCACTTGACTCAGTCAGgagtaaaaaataataataagacGAAGTGATGAATGGTTGTTTATTAGCCATTGGGCCTTGTAGCTTGTGGGAAGGGGCCTTGTTTTGGTTAGCTTGCTGAATGAGTTAGAAGTGTACGAGGTCGTTCTCATGTTGCACTGGAATGCAAAAAGTCCTGAAGTCATGGCCTATCTATTGTTTGTCTTGCTCCCCTGAACGTATTTATGTTGGAGTATGCACTATGCAGTCCTAATAGTCGCCAGTTGCTTGGAGTGATGTTGGACATGGATCGTCGGTAGAATCAATGTATATCAAATGTTTTCTTCCAAACGTACCAGCAGCATGGGATCCGGCCCATTACATAAGCAATACAGCAGAGGCCACCCCACAGCAATACAGCAGCTGGGATCCAGGAGAGCTTGACGCCATGTGTGGCTGCTATCAATGCCTGCTGCTGCTATTCCTCGCGGCAGCGCTGGTGTGGCTGATGCAGCTCCTGGTGGCTGACGCAGCAGCAGCTGACGGCCAGCCGATCGGGCTGCCCGGCTGCCCGACCAGCTGCGGCGGCGTGAGCGTGCCCTACCCGTTCGGCATCCAACCCGGGTGCCACCTGGAGGGTTCACCTGCAACGCGAGCTACATGCCGCCGCGCGCGGCTGTTCGCCTTGGTCGACGTACCGGTCATGGAGATCTCCATCGATGACTCCACGGTGCGCTTATTACACGGAGAAGGCGTGCTGAGAACATCCACCATGTGGTGGGATCTGTTGGCCGGCG is part of the Miscanthus floridulus cultivar M001 chromosome 9, ASM1932011v1, whole genome shotgun sequence genome and encodes:
- the LOC136479125 gene encoding wall-associated receptor kinase 4-like, with product MCGCYQCLLLLFLAAALVWLMQLLVADAAAADGQPIGLPGCPTSCGGVSVPYPFGIQPGCHLEGSPATRATCRRARLFALVDVPVMEISIDDSTVRLLHGEGVLRTSTMWWDLLAGGQKVSMSPGSLLFAAQQQMQWKLVSSVLQGPNETRDGNATCPHDLGADACHSSYSTCQASFQAYSSFNFTGYACKCHEGYQGNPYLSNGCQGK